The Scleropages formosus chromosome 11, fSclFor1.1, whole genome shotgun sequence genome window below encodes:
- the tpcn2 gene encoding two pore channel protein 2 isoform X1 — protein sequence METEPLLGGGVKRGSSSFRSRPQDGAARRLSYSVNGQSCYIEHGDDDDDDLHIQQAVVFIEDAIHYRSINHRVDSRSLRLYRWYYSRICQWGLGLVIAIILSLAFVEKPSSLTITSDLRYKKPPMEPPCGLTESIEIMCLLIFAVDLTVKSYLIGWEEFRKNKWLIGYVVVTGASVIDWTLSVSMLCTETLRIRRIFRPFFLLQNSSLMKKTLKCIKRTLPEIASVILLITLHLFLFSMFGMLIFARGEDARENGEWASYFRNLRQSITSLLVLLTTANNPDVMIPAYSLNRGYSIFFILFTVFGTYLLMNLLTAIIYNQFRGYLLMSIQASILRRQLGIRAAFEVMCCRAMGRTHTDEHVGSVKVEQVLRVMREVQMKSYYRRAIVEKVQQFSNSDIQRDDFQKLFDELDKDRIKEHPPMPVYNSCFLQRVQSVFTHYSVTVIGNLVALLNIFCICTILVLDSKISISKRDSYYIGTINCIFITYYLLEMVLKIFSFGLKGYLSYRNNIFDGLLTITLLFLQISIFAMHRVPSDNSSPGPGMMSLFEMVRLLNLLIVFRFLRIIPEIKLMALVASTLVDLVKNLRAFAGILVVVYYVFAILGIWLFQGSIPAPSNVSAIVNGTSNSTTRCGTYEQLGYWPNNFDDFAAALVLLHNIMVVNNWQVFMEAFTEYTSEWSKIYFVSWWLTSSVMWVNLFVALILENFIYRWDRSCSCTVSDVERIKYETTMQLLFRKDLQEPTEEELVTHLYQHPHLHLAR from the exons ATGGAAACCGAGCCCCTGCTTGGTGGAGGTGTGAAGAGGGGTTCCTCATCGTTCCGTTCCCGGCCCCAGGACGGCGCTGCCAGGCGCCTCTCTTACAGCGTGAACGGACAGAGCTGCTACATCGAGCACG gtgatgatgatgatgatgacctcCACATCCAGCAAGCGGTTGTGTTTATTGAAGATGCAATTCAC TATCGGTCCATCAACCACCGTGTGGATTCCAGATCGCTGCGTTTGTACCGGTGGTACTATTCCAGGATCTGTCAGTG GGGTCTTGGTTTGGTCATCGCTATTATTCTCAGCCTGGCCTTCGTAGAAAAACCCTCCTCCCTGACCATCACCTCCGACTTGCGTTATAAGAAACCCCCGATGGAGCCCCCCTGTGGGCTGACCGAGAGCATCGAGATCATGTGCCTCCTTATCTTTGCCGTCGACCTTACCGTGAAG AGCTATCTGATTGGCTGGGAGGAGTTCCGGAAGAATAAGTGGCTGATCGGATACGTTGTGGTCACTGGAGCGTCGGTCATCGATTGGACTCTTTCAGTGAGCATGTTATGTACTGAG ACTTTAAGGATCAGAAGAATATTCCGGCCATTCTTCCTCCTGCAGAACTCTTCGCTAATGAAGAAAACCCTGAAATGCATCAAAAGAACACTACCAGAAATCGCAAG TGTGATCCTGCTCATCACCCTCCACTTGTTCCTGTTTTCCATGTTTGGGATGCTGATCTTTGCCAGAGGAGAG GATGCAAGGGAGAATGGAGAATGGGCATCGTATTTCCGAAACCTGCGGCAGTCCATAACGTCCTTACTGGTGCTGCTTACCACTGCAAATAACCCAGATG TGATGATACCGGCGTACTCCTTGAACAGGGGATATtccatcttcttcatcctcttcaCTGTGTTCG GAACCTACTTATTAATGAATCTCCTCACTGCCATAATATACAATCAGTTCAGAGGATACTTACTG ATGTCCATCCAGGCTTCCATCCTGAGGAGGCAGCTTGGTATCAGGGCAGCTTTCGAGGTTATGTGCTGTCGCGCCATGGGAAGGACGCACACGGACGAGCACGT CGGGAGTGTGAAGGTGGAACAAGTGCTGAGGGTCATGAGGGAGGTGCAGATGAAGTCCTACTACAGACGGGCCATCGTGGAG AAAGTTCAGCAGTTCTCCAACAGCGACATCCAAAGGGACGACTTCCAGAAGCTGTTTGATGAGCTGGATAAGGACAGAATCAAAGAG CATCCTCCAATGCCAGTGTACAACTCTTGCTTCCTTCAGAGGGTCCAGTCTGTGTTTACCCACTATTCTGTCACTGTGATTGGGAATCTGGTGGCTCTGCTCAACATATTCTGCATCTGC acaataCTAGTGCTTGACTCCAAGATATCCATCTCAAAGAGAGACAGCTACTACATTGGG acaATCAACTGTATCTTCATTACATATTATCTCCTTGAAATGgtgctgaaaatattttcctttggaTTGAAAGGATACCTCTCttatagaaataatatttttgacGGGTTGCTGACAATTACTCTCCTG TTTCTCCAGATTTCCATATTTGCCATGCACCGAGTTCCATCTGACAA TTCCTCCCCCGGGCCGGGAATGATGTCCCTGTTCGAGATGGTGCGTCTGCTCAACCTGCTCATCGTGTTCCGCTTCCTCAGGATCATCCCCGAGATCAAG CTGATGGCTCTGGTGGCCAGCACTTTGGTGGACCTAGTGAAGAACCTCAGGGCATTTGCCGGGATCTTAGTG GTGGTGTACTACGTGTTTGCGATACTCGGTATTTGGCTCTTTCAGGGATCAATCCCTGCACCTTCCAATGTGAG CGCAATCGTCAACGGCACCTCCAACAGCACGACTCGGTGCGGAACATACGAGCAGCTCGGCTACTGGCCAAACAACTTTGATGACTTTGCT GCTGCGCTGGTGCTTCTCCACAACATCATGGTGGTGAACAACTGGCAGGTCTTCATGGAGGCCTTCACCGAATACACCTCTGA GTGGTCTAAGATCTACTTTGTGTCCTGGTGGCTTACATCTTCAGTGATGTGGGTCAACCTGTTTGTGGCCTTGATACTGGAG AATTTCATCTACAGATGGGACCGTAGCTGCAGCTGCACTGTTTCGGATGTCGAGAGGATTAAGTATGAGACCACCATGCAGCTCTTATTCAG GAAAGACTTACAGGAGCCCACCGAGGAGGAGCTGGTCACCCATCTGTACCAGCACCCCCACCTGCACCTGGCCAGGTGA
- the tpcn2 gene encoding two pore channel protein 2 isoform X2, with protein sequence METEPLLGGGVKRGSSSFRSRPQDGAARRLSYSVNGQSCYIEHGDDDDDDLHIQQAVVFIEDAIHYRSINHRVDSRSLRLYRWYYSRICQWGLGLVIAIILSLAFVEKPSSLTITSDLRYKKPPMEPPCGLTESIEIMCLLIFAVDLTVKSYLIGWEEFRKNKWLIGYVVVTGASVIDWTLSVSMLCTETLRIRRIFRPFFLLQNSSLMKKTLKCIKRTLPEIASVILLITLHLFLFSMFGMLIFARGEDARENGEWASYFRNLRQSITSLLVLLTTANNPDVMIPAYSLNRGYSIFFILFTVFGTYLLMNLLTAIIYNQFRGYLLMSIQASILRRQLGIRAAFEVMCCRAMGRTHTDEHVGSVKVEQVLRVMREVQMKSYYRRAIVEKVQQFSNSDIQRDDFQKLFDELDKDRIKEHPPMPVYNSCFLQRVQSVFTHYSVTVIGNLVALLNIFCICTILVLDSKISISKRDSYYIGTINCIFITYYLLEMVLKIFSFGLKGYLSYRNNIFDGLLTITLLFLQISIFAMHRVPSDNSSPGPGMMSLFEMVRLLNLLIVFRFLRIIPEIKLMALVASTLVDLVKNLRAFAGILVVVYYVFAILGIWLFQGSIPAPSNVSAIVNGTSNSTTRCGTYEQLGYWPNNFDDFAVV encoded by the exons ATGGAAACCGAGCCCCTGCTTGGTGGAGGTGTGAAGAGGGGTTCCTCATCGTTCCGTTCCCGGCCCCAGGACGGCGCTGCCAGGCGCCTCTCTTACAGCGTGAACGGACAGAGCTGCTACATCGAGCACG gtgatgatgatgatgatgacctcCACATCCAGCAAGCGGTTGTGTTTATTGAAGATGCAATTCAC TATCGGTCCATCAACCACCGTGTGGATTCCAGATCGCTGCGTTTGTACCGGTGGTACTATTCCAGGATCTGTCAGTG GGGTCTTGGTTTGGTCATCGCTATTATTCTCAGCCTGGCCTTCGTAGAAAAACCCTCCTCCCTGACCATCACCTCCGACTTGCGTTATAAGAAACCCCCGATGGAGCCCCCCTGTGGGCTGACCGAGAGCATCGAGATCATGTGCCTCCTTATCTTTGCCGTCGACCTTACCGTGAAG AGCTATCTGATTGGCTGGGAGGAGTTCCGGAAGAATAAGTGGCTGATCGGATACGTTGTGGTCACTGGAGCGTCGGTCATCGATTGGACTCTTTCAGTGAGCATGTTATGTACTGAG ACTTTAAGGATCAGAAGAATATTCCGGCCATTCTTCCTCCTGCAGAACTCTTCGCTAATGAAGAAAACCCTGAAATGCATCAAAAGAACACTACCAGAAATCGCAAG TGTGATCCTGCTCATCACCCTCCACTTGTTCCTGTTTTCCATGTTTGGGATGCTGATCTTTGCCAGAGGAGAG GATGCAAGGGAGAATGGAGAATGGGCATCGTATTTCCGAAACCTGCGGCAGTCCATAACGTCCTTACTGGTGCTGCTTACCACTGCAAATAACCCAGATG TGATGATACCGGCGTACTCCTTGAACAGGGGATATtccatcttcttcatcctcttcaCTGTGTTCG GAACCTACTTATTAATGAATCTCCTCACTGCCATAATATACAATCAGTTCAGAGGATACTTACTG ATGTCCATCCAGGCTTCCATCCTGAGGAGGCAGCTTGGTATCAGGGCAGCTTTCGAGGTTATGTGCTGTCGCGCCATGGGAAGGACGCACACGGACGAGCACGT CGGGAGTGTGAAGGTGGAACAAGTGCTGAGGGTCATGAGGGAGGTGCAGATGAAGTCCTACTACAGACGGGCCATCGTGGAG AAAGTTCAGCAGTTCTCCAACAGCGACATCCAAAGGGACGACTTCCAGAAGCTGTTTGATGAGCTGGATAAGGACAGAATCAAAGAG CATCCTCCAATGCCAGTGTACAACTCTTGCTTCCTTCAGAGGGTCCAGTCTGTGTTTACCCACTATTCTGTCACTGTGATTGGGAATCTGGTGGCTCTGCTCAACATATTCTGCATCTGC acaataCTAGTGCTTGACTCCAAGATATCCATCTCAAAGAGAGACAGCTACTACATTGGG acaATCAACTGTATCTTCATTACATATTATCTCCTTGAAATGgtgctgaaaatattttcctttggaTTGAAAGGATACCTCTCttatagaaataatatttttgacGGGTTGCTGACAATTACTCTCCTG TTTCTCCAGATTTCCATATTTGCCATGCACCGAGTTCCATCTGACAA TTCCTCCCCCGGGCCGGGAATGATGTCCCTGTTCGAGATGGTGCGTCTGCTCAACCTGCTCATCGTGTTCCGCTTCCTCAGGATCATCCCCGAGATCAAG CTGATGGCTCTGGTGGCCAGCACTTTGGTGGACCTAGTGAAGAACCTCAGGGCATTTGCCGGGATCTTAGTG GTGGTGTACTACGTGTTTGCGATACTCGGTATTTGGCTCTTTCAGGGATCAATCCCTGCACCTTCCAATGTGAG CGCAATCGTCAACGGCACCTCCAACAGCACGACTCGGTGCGGAACATACGAGCAGCTCGGCTACTGGCCAAACAACTTTGATGACTTTGCT GTGGTCTAA